The genome window TCAGGTTTAGCTGTTTGTGTACCAGATCGCATGACTGGAAGTTCCCCGGTGAATGCTCAGACAATTGTTTCGTTTTGACTTCGACTGCCATCCCTGTTTCCAAAACAGGGCTCCGTTGCGAAGCATGCTGCTTGCAGCCATCCTGCGACGTGAAACGCTTGCCACCCCTTACATGCCCATGGGGGGGACGCAGCACCTTCGCGATCGAATGACCCACGCAAACATAGACCACGATTAGGGCACAGGTCGCCTAAACCGTACAAATTACGCCAGAACGTGCCGGGTACAGAAAGTTTGCCGAAGCAATCCAACCTGTGTCGCTTGAGAAAAAAAACAGGTTATTCCGGTCCTAGCGAATGCAACGATCGCCGAGAGCAAGCGGACGCAAGCAACGAGAGCGTGCTGACGCAAGGAAATGGGGCGTGCAAGTAGCCGGGACCAGCGGGCCGACAGCAGAGCGGCAGAGAGAAAGCAGGGGAGGAGAGCGGGGACGCCGTGCGGCGGCACTCGAATTGAGTCACCGCCGCGACCACCACGCGAACGTCACGGTGACGATCGCAACCTCATCGCTTTGGATCCGGTATCGATGCCTCGTGAACCTACCAAATGCGGACGCGTTCTTCCGGTGGCAGGTACAACGGATCACTTGGCTTGACGTCAAACGCCTTGTACCAAGCATCCATGTTGCGGACGATTCCGTTGACGCGATACTCGCTCGGGCTGTGAGGATCGGTAATCAATCGCTTCAACAACTCTTGCTCGCGATACAAACGTCGCCAAATTTGCGACCATCCCAAAAAGAAACGTTGGTCCCCGGTCAAGCCATCGATCACGGGTGCCTCTTTGCCGTCAAGCGACAATTGGTAAGCCTCGTACGCCAGGCTCAATCCACCCAGATCGCCGATGTTTTCACCAAGCGTCAGGTCACCGTTGACGAAGTTGCCTTCGACCGGCTCGAATTCGCTGTACTGTTTTGACAAGATGGCAGCGCGACGCTCGAATTCTTCGCGGTCGCTCGGGGTCCACCACATTCGCAGATTGCCATGACCATCATATTTGCTGCCCTTGTCATCAAATCCGTGGCTCAATTCGTGCCCGATCACGGCACCAATCGCGCCGTAGTTCACCGCATCGTCCGCCGCCATATTGAAAAACGGTGGCTGCAAGATCGCCGCCGGAAAAACGATCTCGTTCATCGTCGGGTTGTAGTAGGCGTTGATCGTTTGCGGTGTCATGTGCCATTCGTCGCGATCGATTGGACCGCCTAACTTTTGCAAATCCCGCTCGTGCTCGAAATTTGCCGATGCGATGATATTGGACGCCAACGAATCGGGATCGATACTCAGTTTTGAATAGTCTTTCCATTGATCGGGATAGCCGATCTTGGTGGTGAACAACCCCAGCTTCTCGATCGCTTGTTTCTTGGTTCCTTCACTCATCCAATCTCGCGACTCAATCCGTTTTGCGAAGGCTTGCTTCAAGTTTTCGACCAACTCATTCATCCGTTCTTTTGCTTCGGGCTTGAAATGCCGTTCCACATAAACTTGGCCGACAAGCTCGCCCAACACACTGCTCGTCGTGTTGACCGCCCGTTTCCATAGCGGCTCTTGCTCGGTGATCCCGCTGATCGCGGTGTAATGAAAATCAAAGTGACGCTGTTCAAGCGACTCGGTCAATTCCGAGGCGTAGGCGTCGAGCAAGCGAAATTTCAAGTAGGCTTTCCAAGCTGCCAAATCGGTCTCGACAAACTGAGTTGCAAAGGCATCGATGTAACTTGGTTGGCGGACGACGTACTTGTCTTGCTTCTGCAGCCCAGTCGCTTTGGCATAAGCCGTCCAATCGAAACTGCCAAACTTTTTAGCCAACTCGGCCGCAGTCATCGCGTTGTAGGTTTTGTCGGGATCTCGATTCTCAGTCTTTGTCCACTGAGCCTGGGCGATTGCATGTTCAATCTTGTAAACGTTTTCGACATCCGCGTCACTCACCTCGCCGAACTGGCTTAGCAGATCACGAATGTAGACCTTCAATTGCTCGCGAAGCTCGACGTAACGTGGTACGTCTTCGAGATAGTAATCACGATCCGGCAGCGTCAATCCCGCCTGAGTGACGTACACGGTGTACTGATCACTTTTTTTCGCATCCACTCCGACGAACGATGCAAACGGACCGTAGACACCGTTTCGCGACAACGATCCAAGCACTTTAGCAAGCTCGGCTTTGGATGTTGCCGAATCGATGGTGGCGACCAAAGGTTCAATCGGTGAAATTCCAGCCTCGTTCCGCGATTGCATGTCCGTCACGCTGCGGTACAAGTCGCCGATCTTTTGTGCCGCCGAGCCCTTGCTACTTTTTTTCGCCGCCGACTCTTCGATCAATTCACGGACTTGCTCGCGAGTCTGGTCATTCAAAATCGTGAAGATGCCGTAGTCCGACTTGTCTCCAGGAATTTGGGTCGTTTCCAACCATTTCTGATTGGCATATTTGTAAAAGTTCTCACCCGGTGAAACACTTTCACTAAACAGCGATTTGTCGATCCCGGACACAGCGGATGTCGCTGCCGAAACCGTTTGTTGTGCATGAAGCGTTGCCGAAACCAGCGAGCTGGTGATACCGCACAAGCATGCGCTCGCGAAAAGTGAACTTCGATTAAAACCTATCAATGGTAGTCTCCGACTGGATTGAATTGAAACGTTAGCGGTCCACAGCATCCGCTGTGCCAGTGGGGGTGAAAATCTCGCCACATTGGCTCGAAATGGCCATCAGTCTCGCTGCCACGCCAAAATGCCGCCCCCCTGACCACATTCAGCCGGCATTCTATCCGAAAACCGGCAATTGCTTTATCCGCGTGACGAGAATCTCGGCAGTTTGTTTGCCGAGATCCGCGGCGGTATGATGAACGAAGACGCAGCATTGGAGTGGCCAAGTGATGGGCGACGATGATTTTCAACATCAGCGAGCACAATTGATCCGCGACGAGTTGCCACAACTTGGCATCCATGACGAAGCGGTCCTGCATGCGATGATGTCGGTCCCGCGAGAACACTTTGTCAGCGAAAAGAATCGCGAATTCGCCTATCGCAACGCCCCGCTGCCCATTGGTTTTGGGCAAACCATCTCGCAACCACTGATTGTCGCCTACATGATCGAGGCCTCGCAGTTGGCGTCGCACGAGCGATTGCTCGAAATCGGCACCGGATCTGGATACGCCGCCGCCGTGATGTCGAAAATTGCAAAGGAGGTTTTGACCGTCGAGCGGCACCCCAAACTTGCTGAATCGGCACGCAAGCGACTGAAGCGACTCGGTTATGAAAATATCCGCGTCTTTCAATCCGACGGCACCCTCGGGTTACCCGAGCACGCCCCTTTCGCCGCCATCATTGTCGCGGCGTGCGGCCCCAGCGTGCCTCCGCCACTGCTTCAACAACTCGAACTCGGAGGACGCCTGGTCATTCCCGTAGGCGAGAAACAGGGATCTCAAAAACTGGTTCGCGTGACGCGGCAAGCGGAAAACAAATTCAAGCACGAAGAATTAGGATTCGTACACTTCGTACCGCTCGTCGGTGAAGCGGGCTGGTAGACGGATCCCGATTGGGGCGCGGGCAAGATGCCTCAATCGCGGCCTTCAGTCCCAACGCCGGCGGCAGGACATGGGACTCGCAATCACGCCGCTGACGGACCATCAGTCGAGTCGATCCCACAACACGCCTTCTCCGGTCCCGTCGCCACGGAACCGCAGCAGCCTCGACTCCTGGTTGCGATTGAGACATTTGATCGCGTCAGCGAGCCGGCGTTTGGGATCAAGGTCGGGCTTTTGAGACAAAGGATCATCAATTTTTGCCGGCCAACCATCCTCTTCGAACGCGGTCAAAATCGTTTCTTGATTCAGCGCGGGCCAGCGAAACCGTTTGATCAACTGGGTCCCCAAACGCAATTCATGACGTGCGGCATCCCAACACGGACCGCTGTTGGCCAGCGGAGACGCCGTCTCGCCACTCCGGTTCACATGCACACCACTTGAAGATCGCACACCACTTGAAGATCGCAATTGCCGTGACACCAACCGTTGGCCTTCGTCAGAAAGCGTGAAACAGGATCGGCCATCAAAGACGACCCCGGCTAGCTCGCGAACCATGCGATGCTCGTCCCCCGGTGAACTGAGGTCCTGGCCATGCAACAGCCAATGACGACACACCAACCAGCGAACATCATTGATGCGGATTCCAATCTCTTGCAACTCGGCAAACGAAATCGCAAACTCCCACGGCGAGCATGCCGCATCCGCCGCATATTGCGCCGCGTCATGAAGAAGCGTGAGTGCATCGGCGAATGAATTCAGCTTCTCGGTAACGAATTCATCTTCGCGATGCCAATTTTCGCTGACGACATCCATGTTTGAAAAACCTATGGATTGAAATCAAACCGATCTTCGTGCTTGAAATCTACACGCCCCCCATCCGAAGGTCAAGGCACACGGGTGCATGAGCTTGCTTTCTCGATTCATCTCTTCGCAATCAAGAACCATGCTGCTTCTTTTTGCAACCTGATGGCTTCACCACGCTGTACGTATTGAATTCTTGCACTCGTCGGTTCAATAGCCATTCCAGGTGCAATGGAGGGAGACAGCCATGACAAGTCGCGGCAACGAAACGGTGCTGTCAACGACAAGGTGCGGTCAATGACATCATTTACTCCTGAGGCGTTTGGCTGGTGTCCCGATATCACCGATCCGCGAGACTTTCCGTTCACCCAGGGCATCTTAACCAACCGTCCCGCGACACTCGCCCCAACAACACCGTCCCCGCCAACACTCGCCCGCCCGCTGAATTCACTGCCGGACTTTTTGGCCACTTCGCGATTGCCGGCTGCACAAATTTTGGACGAAGAAACACTGCAGCTGCATCCACGCAACGACGGTCCAGATCATTCGACCGCTGCAGTGATGAGCTTGTCATTGGTCGATTGGCTCAGCCGACGGTGGCGTGGCATCCCACTGAACCGCAGTGTCAAATTCTTGCACCAGATGACCATTCGAACTCAGGGAGGCGGCGGTGTGATGGGAGTCGGTCTACGGGCGACGCTCAAGACGCTGGTTCGCTTCGGCGCCCCTCCCGAACCGATGTGGCCATCGAATTCCCCCGCAGCGGACTTTCCCACGGACCCGATGCTGTTTGCATTCCGCGGCGACTATGCGAATTTGAAGTTCTATCGCATCGACGATCGCTCCAGCTCAGCGAACGACACCTTGATTGCGATCAAACAGTGGTTGGCATCAGGAGCTCCTTGTTTGTTTGGATTTTCGGTTCCCGATTGCCTTACCACTCACAGCTGGATCCCCCATGAACACGATCGCAGCGGCATTTTGGGCGGGACCGCAGCCATCGCGATGGGATACGACGACGATTTTGTCGAAAATGCCCCGCGGCCTGAACTGCGAGGTGCCTTGCGAATCCGCTGCGGCTGGGGCGACCAGTGGGGCGAGCATGGCTATGGATGGTTGCCCTATCGCTACGTCCTGGAGCGTTGGGCCATCGATTTCTGGGGAGTCCATTACCCGCAACGCCCGAGCGTCTCGGAATGATCCCGTTGCCGTCGTGGCTGGCGAGTCGTCGCCGTGGTTGGCGAGTCATTGTGAAACCGTGGTACAGCGATGGGACGCCCTGGGGGCAGCCATCGGGTTAGTATCGAACACTGCATGCCCGGTCGGCTTCCGTTGTTCTGCCGAACCAACGTCTTAAGATCGAAACAGCGCCGTAGGTGGTTGGCACTTCCGTTGATTTCGTTACCCGGTACCGAGGAAACCAAGCAATGACTCTGTTTCGCACTCTGGCTCCATTACTGGGGCTCTCTGTTTTGATGGTCACCAGTGCCAACGCCCAACACTTCGGTGGTCACCGGATCATTCATTCGCAACCGACATGCTGGACAGTTCCGACCTATCGCACCATTTTGCCACCGCCAGTGATCCATCACTCACCGTCGCTCTGTTATTGTGGGCATCCCAGCACGCCACATCCGCATGGGCATTGTCATGTCGTCCATCCGCCATGCACACACTGTGGACATTACCCATGCCGCTGCCACTCGCACCACCCACACTGTTCCCATTGTGGACACTACCCCTGCACGTGCCACCATCACGACCCTTGTTCGCACTGTGGACACTACCCCTGCAACTGCGACTGCAATCATTGTTTGGATTGTGAGATCCGGATGAGCCATCACTGCGACCGACGCACCTGCAGCAAAACTCCTATCCACGTGAAAATCATTGGCCGCATCCCGCGAATCGATGAAGAAACGAATTGCTATGTGACAAAGATCGATTTCCAAGCACCGACCAAAGTGCCCTACGTCATTTCAAAAACACACAGGTGTGTCGAGATTGGCAAACGTGCGATCACCTGTCTGCCCGGCTGTACGTTCTCGCTATGCGTGCCCATCAATGAATGTTGTGAAAACGTGCTGACCTGTGAACTTCGCAACAAAACGATGAACCTGCGTGCTTGGAAACGAAACAATGGGACGTATGACGTCTACGTCTTGAACCAAGCAAGCGGTCCTTTTTCAGCAGGGGGCATGCCTGAGAAATGGTTGGTCATGCACTGCGCGACCAAGTCGCAAGTCGAATCAAAATTCCCAGAGGTCCAAGTCACCGCGCGCGACGGCAAACCGGTGTCGGAACGCGTGGTGTTGAATCGTCGCGTTCCTCAATCCACGTCGGCCGACACCGAGATGGAATTCGTTGTTTCTCAGCCGGACGAAAAAACGGCGGCGGACGAAGACAAACCGTCAGTCACCAGTCGTGCGGCGACCGCGACGCCCCAGCCACCGCTGGCCGGTTTGGCAGCCCAATGAGTCGACAACCAAATCGCACGTCGCGAAGTCCCGGCGGCTTCGCGACGCGATCACACAAAACGCGGGCATAAAGCGATTTAGGAACGATTCGGAAATAACATCGGCAATCGAGTTTTGTGACAAATCACGCGGGTGACGTGTTTTCTTTGTCGTGAACGAGGCTACGTACCCCCTTCGTGCCACTGAGTCGCTGGGACTCGTTGTCTCGTCCATTACCTCCAAAGCGGACGGCCGAGCTACGCGCATTCCAGCAACGCTCTAGCGGAACGGCCAAACGCCACCGCAGGGTTCGTGTCATTCGGGAAACATATCGAAATGACGAATCTGTTTTCGAACGGTTGCTTTAGAGGAGGTTTTGCGAAAGAAACGAGAGAATCCCACGAGGCTTGCAGGTTGGTCTTGAACCGGTCACGCGACAAACGATACATACAGGCCGCAGAACCGGTTGTTTATGCTAGCCATACACTGCGCTAGCCGCAGACTGCACGAAGCAATGGCCCGGGTGACAAAGGAATTCTGCCCGCGTGCGAAGCCGCCTTGCATAGCCCCCCTGGATGGATAACGTGAAGATTCGAGAGTATGAGACGCCTCTATCGGGTGAAATCGTCGAGCGGCCTCTTCCTTCGAATTTGGATCCCCGTCATCGCGATCGTTTCGTCGAACTGCAGCATGAACGTTTGACGCATCCCAAGATCGAGATCTATCAAGACGCAGAAGTCCGAGGACGCGGTCCGGTGTTTTCACAGGGCCGTCCCATTGCCGAATCGTTCGCGGCAACGCCGTGCTTAGACCGCTGGTATCGTCGACACGGACCGGCGAAGGCAGCGATCGAAGCATGCCTCAGCCGGCCGCAAACACTCGACAGGCCAGCGCTCTGGATTACCGACAACTGGTGTTCCAACTACTACCACTGGATGTGCGATACTTTGCCGCGACTCGAATTGGCGGCGATGCATTGCGACCTTCCATCGACAACCCTGTTGTTGCCGGCACAGCTCCGGCGAATGAGGTTTGTGGCGGAATCGCTGCTTACGTATGAGCTGAAAGAAGTTCGATTTTTGCATCGATTCGAGCGAATCCGCTGCCGTGAATTAACGATCCCTTCGCACGTCGCGTCTTGCGGCAATGTCCGTCCGCCGATAATCCACGCGTTACGAAAACGGTTCTTGGATCAGATTGCTCAGTGCAATGAAACCGACGGTTCTTCGCCGCAACCTAGGCGAATCGATAGCACACGGATCTATATCAGCCGCCGCAATGCCAAACGTCGACGCATCGAAAACGAGCAAGACATCCTGCCGATCTTAGCCGAACACGGTTTCGCCACGGTGGTGGCCGAAGACCTTAGTTGGCTACAACAGCTACGGATTTTCTCTCGGGCGCACTCGGTGGTGACGAACCATGGCGCGGGCCTGACCAATATCCTGATGATGGCACCGGGATCCCAGGTGCTTGAAATCACAGGCGACGAGACGTTCAGCGTGCCTTGTTTTCATTCGCTCGCCGCGGCGTCCCAACTCGACTACCGGTACTTGGTTGTCGACCAAGCAAACGCTCGAAAATCGTCGCATGATGGGCACCTGCGGGTAGCCCCCTCGTCGCTTGACCGCACCCTCACGGAAATGCTGCAGCCACTGCAACGCCAATCAGCCTAGCGTCGATCCCAACGTCATGGGCGATTTCGGCAAGGCAACGAACCGCGGTCCACCCCATTTTCACTCGTACTGGCTCACGATGTCCAAGTGAACTTCACGCATCGGCAACCAGAAATCGTTTTTCAGTTTCGGGTCGTTGGAGCGGACGATGTTCAGACTCACTTGCAACCTCTTGAGCGCCGAATCGAACTGGCTTTTCGTACATCCCAATCGCGTGATCGCTCGCTTGCGAAGCGGGCCGGTGTAATCGGGCTCCAACCGGATCAGCTCATACACGTCCTGGGACAGCGGATCCAATTCGCAAACCCGCTTGAATGCGACCGGGTAGTGCACATTGCGAAAATGCTGCATCTCCATCAGCACCGCATCGCCGCCAGGGACCTTTCCATAGAACACAGTATCGGGATAGGTCTGGGGAATCCGCGTCTTCCAGTCCCATACGGCCTTCACCTTTGGACTCCATCCGCCACCGCTGGGTTTCTGTTCGGACAATCCCGTGTGGTCCCACAACGAGGGGTAAGGCGAGTCTTTGCTGCCGAAAACCGTGCAAACCTTTTGCTTCAACACAAATTGGTAGGCTTCATCGAATGTCGTGATCATGGAAACGGCTAAATGAGTGAAAAGCACAGCACCACGGTGCGTTGACATCAGTGCCCCGGAAAACACCCTCGGCTTTATAACCAAACCGCCGCCCCCCGCCTAATGCTGTCCACTTCGATCAGCCCCCCGCTCAGGACAAAAACGACACTATTGCGGTATCATCATCGAGCAAACCAGTCCCGCAGAGGGGGCCAAAATAGACTCCGTTTACGATGGGCGACTCGCCCACGGAAAAACGACAATGACACAGTCTCAACAATGGGGCACTTGGGTTGATTCGAACCATTGCCCGGCTACAAACGGATCAATCCCGCGTCGCCCTGCTGCAGAAAAAGCCCTTGGCGACGGCGATCCCGCGATCCATCTCCGCAGGGACTACCGCCGGGTGCCTCCGCATAAACGGCCTATCGGACCGTCAAACCCGCTAAGAATCAACATCAAGGGTAAATCGAGTTCTCGCTTCGTAGGCATCTAGGTTACAATCGTCCTACCTACCGTTGGGGAACGCCCCGTTAACCGCACCATTCCTTGCCCACTGTGTCATTGTGCGACCTTGTTCGCATAAAAACCCAGCCAAAATTAAGCGACATCGAGAAAATGAATCGCAGCTTTTTTGCCATGCTTAAAACGCCATTACCTATACTTTTGATCACCGCCATATTGTCATCGGTGATCGCGGCTCCGTCGGCGAAAGCGGAGACGCCG of Novipirellula caenicola contains these proteins:
- a CDS encoding C1 family peptidase; protein product: MTSFTPEAFGWCPDITDPRDFPFTQGILTNRPATLAPTTPSPPTLARPLNSLPDFLATSRLPAAQILDEETLQLHPRNDGPDHSTAAVMSLSLVDWLSRRWRGIPLNRSVKFLHQMTIRTQGGGGVMGVGLRATLKTLVRFGAPPEPMWPSNSPAADFPTDPMLFAFRGDYANLKFYRIDDRSSSANDTLIAIKQWLASGAPCLFGFSVPDCLTTHSWIPHEHDRSGILGGTAAIAMGYDDDFVENAPRPELRGALRIRCGWGDQWGEHGYGWLPYRYVLERWAIDFWGVHYPQRPSVSE
- a CDS encoding M13 family metallopeptidase produces the protein MCGITSSLVSATLHAQQTVSAATSAVSGIDKSLFSESVSPGENFYKYANQKWLETTQIPGDKSDYGIFTILNDQTREQVRELIEESAAKKSSKGSAAQKIGDLYRSVTDMQSRNEAGISPIEPLVATIDSATSKAELAKVLGSLSRNGVYGPFASFVGVDAKKSDQYTVYVTQAGLTLPDRDYYLEDVPRYVELREQLKVYIRDLLSQFGEVSDADVENVYKIEHAIAQAQWTKTENRDPDKTYNAMTAAELAKKFGSFDWTAYAKATGLQKQDKYVVRQPSYIDAFATQFVETDLAAWKAYLKFRLLDAYASELTESLEQRHFDFHYTAISGITEQEPLWKRAVNTTSSVLGELVGQVYVERHFKPEAKERMNELVENLKQAFAKRIESRDWMSEGTKKQAIEKLGLFTTKIGYPDQWKDYSKLSIDPDSLASNIIASANFEHERDLQKLGGPIDRDEWHMTPQTINAYYNPTMNEIVFPAAILQPPFFNMAADDAVNYGAIGAVIGHELSHGFDDKGSKYDGHGNLRMWWTPSDREEFERRAAILSKQYSEFEPVEGNFVNGDLTLGENIGDLGGLSLAYEAYQLSLDGKEAPVIDGLTGDQRFFLGWSQIWRRLYREQELLKRLITDPHSPSEYRVNGIVRNMDAWYKAFDVKPSDPLYLPPEERVRIW
- a CDS encoding AlkZ-related protein; this translates as MITTFDEAYQFVLKQKVCTVFGSKDSPYPSLWDHTGLSEQKPSGGGWSPKVKAVWDWKTRIPQTYPDTVFYGKVPGGDAVLMEMQHFRNVHYPVAFKRVCELDPLSQDVYELIRLEPDYTGPLRKRAITRLGCTKSQFDSALKRLQVSLNIVRSNDPKLKNDFWLPMREVHLDIVSQYE
- a CDS encoding glycosyltransferase family 61 protein, whose amino-acid sequence is MKIREYETPLSGEIVERPLPSNLDPRHRDRFVELQHERLTHPKIEIYQDAEVRGRGPVFSQGRPIAESFAATPCLDRWYRRHGPAKAAIEACLSRPQTLDRPALWITDNWCSNYYHWMCDTLPRLELAAMHCDLPSTTLLLPAQLRRMRFVAESLLTYELKEVRFLHRFERIRCRELTIPSHVASCGNVRPPIIHALRKRFLDQIAQCNETDGSSPQPRRIDSTRIYISRRNAKRRRIENEQDILPILAEHGFATVVAEDLSWLQQLRIFSRAHSVVTNHGAGLTNILMMAPGSQVLEITGDETFSVPCFHSLAAASQLDYRYLVVDQANARKSSHDGHLRVAPSSLDRTLTEMLQPLQRQSA
- a CDS encoding protein-L-isoaspartate(D-aspartate) O-methyltransferase; protein product: MGDDDFQHQRAQLIRDELPQLGIHDEAVLHAMMSVPREHFVSEKNREFAYRNAPLPIGFGQTISQPLIVAYMIEASQLASHERLLEIGTGSGYAAAVMSKIAKEVLTVERHPKLAESARKRLKRLGYENIRVFQSDGTLGLPEHAPFAAIIVAACGPSVPPPLLQQLELGGRLVIPVGEKQGSQKLVRVTRQAENKFKHEELGFVHFVPLVGEAGW